CTAAGCTGGCAACAACTGGTGATCTCCATCGCATTGCTTGGGACGGTGCTGATGATGCTTCGTTTGTTGTTGGCTAAGGTTCAAACACACCGGCTTCTGGCAAACGCAGGTATCGATCGGTCGGCTACGGATCAGTTACAGCAAGCGATGCAGGCGGTGGCCGCGCGAACTGACTTTGCAAACGTCAACCCTGTCCGGCTTGGGACTTCGCACAACGTTTCGAGCCCTGTCACGCTCGGTGCGTTTCGGCCGGTGATCTTGCTGCCAAACGGTGCTGCAAATTGGTCAGCGGATCGATTGCGAATGGTGCTGGCCCACGAACTCGCTCACGTTGTTCGGCATGATGTCTTTTGGCAATGGACTAGCCAATTTGCTCGAGCCTTTGTGTGGTTCAACCCCTTGGTTTGGATCACTCTACGATTGGCGGTGACTGAGCGAGAGCGGGCGTGCGATGACCGGGTGCTTCGCAGTGGCGAACGTGCCAGCGATTATGCTGAGACATTGCTCAGTATCGCAACCGCCATCGCTGGCAATCCCCGACGGCTTAGCGGCACGGTTTCCATGGCTGAACCACCTTTGAAGACACGAGTTCGCGTGCTATTGGATGAATCGATCGATCGAAGGGCAACCTCTTGGCGGGGCCGAGTGACGACGGTGGCCGTGGTAGCCACCATCTTAGCGATACTTGGTTTTTC
This sequence is a window from Novipirellula artificiosorum. Protein-coding genes within it:
- a CDS encoding M56 family metallopeptidase gives rise to the protein MMASFFSIETVATIAIGSFGLLSVVLLIAANMKKRSAAARFLVLQCGLTATMLLPVIVLLPGVPLGWFAAATASESVVLDAGSRSFGPMQNRSISTSLAPRIAANSEMDVAVAELSFKPPATTSLAETTDWFRILSWQQLVISIALLGTVLMMLRLLLAKVQTHRLLANAGIDRSATDQLQQAMQAVAARTDFANVNPVRLGTSHNVSSPVTLGAFRPVILLPNGAANWSADRLRMVLAHELAHVVRHDVFWQWTSQFARAFVWFNPLVWITLRLAVTERERACDDRVLRSGERASDYAETLLSIATAIAGNPRRLSGTVSMAEPPLKTRVRVLLDESIDRRATSWRGRVTTVAVVATILAILGFSRPFQTAKAVAQTPEVAATTDSTIDLDEGKDDSAARRLFQDVYEGRKWSELEAAEQAELGPLLKRLHEENQDDIQIKSRYADYLIATEKLAEAVPLLT